From Solea senegalensis isolate Sse05_10M linkage group LG7, IFAPA_SoseM_1, whole genome shotgun sequence, a single genomic window includes:
- the irx6a gene encoding iroquois-class homeodomain protein IRX-6a isoform X3, with translation MVTKEAAMSFSQFGYPYNATSQNPQYDIKDSTGTLHSSITQTAAYYPYDHSLGQYQYDRYGTVDFNGTARRKNATRETTSTLKTWLYEHRKNPYPTKGEKIMLAIITKMTLTQVSTWFANARRRLKKENKMTWSPKNKASDDRRDDLKSDQDCVTKDSSDCKDEKDLHLSDLEDMEGDSCDKLMSDSEKVAADEQELQRVMAASGAPQKRDCSSELQLSLTNSFHTFPCAIKSITTLPPLPSDFLDPIASKAPSLTNTATGTVSLSHFEAADKPRIWSLARTAASGVILSPQQHSSDLRTINSLGDCQLQSTRLTRASTGHCGGMRGLHESSVNVNNTESPFTEGSSLHSKVYGTGSYSHKGLQLHCASYAALPDTCQYSSIEGFSVGKVETQSLDLSEACGTVQDDKVTAFRQVMKR, from the exons AACCCACAGTATGACATTAAGGACAGCACAGGCACTTTACACTCTAGCATCACTCAGACTGCTGCATACTACCCGTATGATCACTCACTCGGACAGTATCAATATGACAG ATACGGGACAGTAGACTTTAATGGCACAGCGAGACGAAAGAACGCAACCCGTGAAACCACCAGCaccctgaaaacatggctgtacGAGCACCGCAAGAACCCTTACCCCACCAAGGGAGAAAAGATCATGCTGGCCATCATCACCAAAATGACCCTCACTCAAGTATCCACCTGGTTTGCCAATGCCAGGCGGAGGCTAAAGAAGGAGAACAAGATGACCTGGTCGCCTAAGAACAAGGCCAGTGATGACAGAAGGGATGACCTCAAGAGCGACCAAGACTGTGTCACCAAAG ATTCCAGTGATTGCAAGGATGAAAAGGATCTGCATCTAAGTGATCTGGAGGACATGGAGGGGGACAGCTGTGACAAGCTGATGAGTGACTCTGAAAAGGTGGCTGCAGATGAGCAGGAGCTCCAGAGGGTCATGGCAGCATCTGGGGCCCCTCAGAAAAGAGACTGCAGCTCTGAGCTGCAACTGAGTTTGACGAACAGCTTCCACACGTTCCCCTGTGCCATCAAAAGTATCACgaccctccctcctctcccatCTGACTTTTTGGATCCCATTGCATCCAAGGCACCTTCCTTGACCAACACTGCCACAGGAACAGTGTCACTGTCCCACTTTGAAGCCGCCGATAAACCGCGTATCTGGTCCCTGGCTCGCACGGCAGCCTCGGGAGTCATACTGAGCCCTCAGCAGCACAGCTCTGACCTGAGGACAATCAACTCACTTGGAGACTGCCAGCTTCAGAGCACCAGGCTTACCAGGGCTTCCACTGGACATTGTGGGGGTATGAGAGGCCTCCACGAATCCAGCGTCAATGTCAACAACACTGAGAGCCCCTTCACTGAGGGCTCATCCTTGCACTCTAAAGTCTATGGCACTGGCAGCTACAGTCACAAAGGCCTCCAACTGCACTGTGCGTCCTATGCTGCACTCCCAGACACGTGCCAGTACTCCAGCATTGAAG GATTCTCTGTTGGCAAAGTGGAGACACAGTCATTGGACCTCAGTGAAGCCTGTGGGACTGTGCAGGACGACAAGGTCACTGCATTCAGACAAGTGATGAAGAGGTGA